In Plasmodium cynomolgi strain B DNA, chromosome 6, whole genome shotgun sequence, the sequence ggaacaagtACACGCTGCGGTGGAGGAAAAATggctttaaaaatatgctcaaCGTTGACCGGTAAAATGTCTTAGCCGCTAATCCGTAGCTGCTTCTCCAGCTGGGTTTGCTCAACTCGTATACTTGGTGTAACTTCTCTCgatcgcaaaaaaaagtcacaaaAATGGGCCAAAACTGCCTGAACGGGTCATACCGTTTGTGAACATTGGCGAAAAAACGAgcacttttttgcaaaactgcCTGAACGGGTTATACCTTTTGTCGACATTTTTCGAAGCTCCCTAAAGGGGCATACAAACGGACCAGGCGAAGCTGCAACGAATTCTCTCGAATGCCCACACGCAACTCGCTACCCCCACTGGGCTACCCCACTGGGCTACCCCACCGCGCGGAACCGGGCATTGATGCCCCCGCGCGACGGAGCGGAACctttcaaaataattcccataaaaaaagaaaaaaatatgtcgaactttttttttcccaccgcGGTGAGAAGAAATACAAATGGGtcgcaaaaatggcaaaaaaagggggaaaaagcagGGACTGGGAAAATATACCCTAAACTCTCTGcctcacaaaaatgtgttcatGCTGACGTGAAAGAGTCATTCCGCGGAGGAGAGGGCTACGGCAGTGCTGCAAACGGGACAGGCGTGCCAGCGAGACCGCATGGCGGAGGGGCCCCTCTccagaaggggaaaacacgCCGCTGTAATGCAGCACAATAAAGTTAACACGCATGGTTGCCCCGCATTGTTGCCCCGTATTGTTGCCCCACATTGTCGCCCCACACTGTCGCTCCACACTGTCGCTCCACACGGTCTCTCCACAATGCCGCCCCACAATGCGGCGCCTTAAGTGTAACCACCTGGTGAAGGACCCCCACCTTAAACACCTCACCACATGCGCCAATGCGTACTGCCGCCCATATATGCCCGTCAAGGGACGCCCCACATGGAGCACAGACAGAAAGCGAATCCGAACGTCCATCTTCAAAGATGATGACATATACATGGACCCTCTCCAAATTCACAACGAAGAACCGAACAAAACAAACTACCTGAACAGAGCATCACCAGACGAGTGTGTATACACCCGGAACAACGTAGGAATGAACGCAGTCctcataaacaaaaaatacatggACCTAAAGTGTATTAACCAGTTGTATAAGGAGCTACTAAATGGAGAGATcaatttcacaaaaaggtTTACCTTCATAACATCGATCAGTAACGAGTCGTTTAATTACGGTTTCAATTTATTGGACATGCTCAAAATCGTGGAAGTGtatcaaaaagggaaaaacaacaAGCATGCAgatgttttgaaaaaaattctgtacaACATTAATGAGTTAAGTTATCTCATCTTTTCATATAGGAAGCCACTCATAGTGTACTGTAACGGTAGCGTTCGAGGCTCCGGAGGGTTCATACCCTTCCTTGCTAATAACAGCGcttcatattttcattcCTCATATGCCTACACCAATTTGAAGTACTCCTTTTTGCCCTATGGTGGCATCTCCTACGTGCTAGCCAATTTGAGAGGATCTATTGGATTCTACTTAGCCCTAACAGGCCAGGTAATCCAATCTGCGGACCTTATGTGGTGCGGTTTGACAAAAAGGTGGCTAGCAGAAGACTGTCTAGAGCTAATGGAACTCACATCAGAATCGCAACTAGAGGTGTCCGAACAAGATGCCAACCTCCTTTTGGAagaacattttttgaaaGTCCCAAAAATCTATACCTTAAAATGTTACGAAGAAATAATTCACGACCATTTTAAGTACCCCTCTCTGATGCAAATTATGGCTAAGCTAGATGCATCTAGGAAAAGAACCCATTCTGATGAACGGGTTCGCCTCTGGGCAGAAAAAACATACCAACAGATCTGTTCGCAGCCACCTATAGCGGCACATCTAACATTTGAAATTCTCCACCTACTTAGAACCCACAAAATGGACCTACTCAAAAAAGCCCAAGTCACAAAAAAGCTATATAATCAGATGATACAAAATAGTTACAAGGTAGTTCCAACcacaaaggaagaagtaaGCTTAGCTGAACTCAAGCTTACCATCGATTCGGAGCTCCTCATAAAAGCATTAAATATTGAAACCAATGCCATAGCGAATTTCATTTCCTGTCCGGATCTCCTTAATGGAATCACCTCCTACTTGGTTAAAGACACGGATCACTCCTTCAAATGTACCTACCTGAATAACTCCCTTCTTGAGACGAAGAAGGATATAATccattatttccttttttacaaaaatgattaCGAGTTTACTGTACATGACAGACCCGACATAAGTTTCTCCAGTTTGAGTGTCCTCGATCGATGTAATCAGCCCTATGGTTCACGCGACCGACACTTTTACGCAGAGCAGGTTTGTAGGAGAGAAGGTCCCGGAGGGGTAGCAGGACGGTcattcttttccctcccctccCGTAGGACATGCACCATTCTGCAATTTAATCCCACGATAGGGACACCATCGATACACTAAGTCATGCTACCCTCACTTCTCTCTCCACCCTTGCAGAGCAAACGATGGAGCGACGACTATCTGAAGGACCAACTGAACGAGATTAACAAACTCGCCCTATGACCCTGTtatagtctttttttttttttttttttttcaccacctcCATGGGAGGGAAGACTCCCCACACGCAATCTCACACGACTTGACTCCTCGTTCACTCAAAGTATGGATAAACATATCcctaaaaattatttgtgagttttaattaaaaagtgtCAGTTGGCGAAGCAGTCACAGGGAAGCGATGCTCACTGTGAAGAGTCTTAGCTACTGggtacacaaaaaggaaccaaCAGAATTGCTATCACCACGGTACGCGGTCAAACGGAATGAAACAAATACGGCTGGTCTGCATTTGGAGCGAACTCCATTTAACGTGCCAGGAGATTCCCTTCCAACGGCGAAATGAAAAGACGCACTTGGAAAGGCCACCCCTTTTTATGGCTTAAAAAGTagcggggggagggggaaaaaaaaaaagcacactgGGTGAATTAGCGATTGGACCAATTAGAGATTGTAGCGTCCAGGACATTGTAGCGACCATGACATTGTAGCGTCCCGGACGTTGTGGCGACCATGGCAGGG encodes:
- a CDS encoding hypothetical protein (putative); the encoded protein is MDPLQIHNEEPNKTNYLNRASPDECVYTRNNVGMNAVLINKKYMDLKCINQLYKELLNGEINFTKRFTFITSISNESFNYGFNLLDMLKIVEVYQKGKNNKHADVLKKILYNINELSYLIFSYRKPLIVYCNGSVRGSGGFIPFLANNSASYFHSSYAYTNLKYSFLPYGGISYVLANLRGSIGFYLALTGQVIQSADLMWCGLTKRWLAEDCLELMELTSESQLEVSEQDANLLLEEHFLKVPKIYTLKCYEEIIHDHFKYPSLMQIMAKLDASRKRTHSDERVRLWAEKTYQQICSQPPIAAHLTFEILHLLRTHKMDLLKKAQVTKKLYNQMIQNSYKVVPTTKEEVSLAELKLTIDSELLIKALNIETNAIANFISCPDLLNGITSYLVKDTDHSFKCTYLNNSLLETKKDIIHYFLFYKNDYEFTVHDRPDISFSSLSVLDRCNQPYGSRDRHFYAEQSKRWSDDYLKDQLNEINKLAL